In Xenopus laevis strain J_2021 chromosome 2S, Xenopus_laevis_v10.1, whole genome shotgun sequence, a genomic segment contains:
- the tmem167b.S gene encoding protein kish-B, whose amino-acid sequence MTNVYSLDGLLVFALLFVCTCAYFRKVPRLRSWLLSEKKGVWGVFYKAAVIGSRLHLAVSISCIAMSFYVLFIK is encoded by the exons ATGACTAACG TGTATTCGCTGGATGGCCTCCTAGTGTTTGCACTTCTGTTTGTGTGTACTTGCGCTTACTTCAGGAAGGTGCCACGTCTGCGCAGTTGGCTGCTTTCAGAGAAGAAGGGAGTATGGGGAGTCTTCTATAAAG ctgcaGTCATTGGTTCTCGTCTACACTTGGCTGTCTCTATTTCCTGCATTGCTATGTCCTTTTATGTACTGTTCATCAAGTGA
- the LOC108709492 gene encoding C->U-editing enzyme APOBEC-2 yields the protein MAQNKSQSSKDPINNVEEAEKAEKAENGEGNSKKKEQEELPPFEIVEGSRIPASSFMFQFKNVEYSSGRNKTILCYTVERPEGQIFHGYLEDEHVSAHAEDAFFTSVLPQFLTSGSVTVTCYVSSSPCVNCAASIAQCLRRYKTLRIQLAVARLFQWEEPETRRSLKGLRSAGCPVRMMRGADYIYVWKNFVEPDITLDEEGKEVVKDEHQDFIPWEDLEENSRYYEEKLSEILR from the exons atggcACAAAATAAATCACAGTCTTCCAAGGATCCTATCAACAATGTAGAGGAAGCAGAGAAAGCAGAGAAAGCAGAAAATGGTGAGGGAAATTCCAAAAAGAAAGAACAAGAGGAGCTGCCTCCCTTTGAGATAGTGGAGGG GAGTCGCATCCCTGCTTCTTCTTTCATGTTTCAGTTTAAGAATGTTGAGTACAGTTCTGGACGTAACAAGACCATTCTGTGCTACACTGTGGAAAGACCTGAGGGTCAAATATTCCATGGATATTTAGAGGATGAACATGTCTCAGCTCATGCCGAGGATGCCTTCTTTACATCTGTCCTGCCTCAGTTTCTCACCTCAGGGTCGGTGACTGTCACTTGCTATGTGTCATCTAGCCCATGCGTTAATTGTGCAGCCTCCATCGCTCAGTGCCTGCGGCGATACAAGACTTTAAGAATACAGCTAGCAGTGGCACGGCTATTCCAATGGGAGGAGCCAGAGACCCGAAGGTCACTGAAAGGCCTCCGCTCCGCAGGCTGCCCAGTCAGAATGATGAGGGGTGCTGACTATATTTATGTGTGGAAGAACTTTGTTGAGCCGGACATCACCCTTGATGAAGAGGGAAAGGAGGTAGTGAAGGATGAGCATCAAGACTTCATACCCTGGGAAGATTTGGAAGAAAATTCCAGGTATTATGAAGAAAAGCTTTCAGAGATTTTAAGATAA